The Kosmotoga olearia TBF 19.5.1 sequence GATGACGGTTATAAGTCTTATCGCGTCGCTGATAGTTGTTTTGCTGGCGTATGCGACCGTTTATCGCGTTGTTATTGTCAGTACCAGCAGGAATGCCCTTATCGCATTGAAACAGATTGATCGTGTTTATAATGAAAAAATTCTTCAAACGATTCCTCCAAAGATGTTTAATAGAATTCCCGCTACGGTTATTATCCTTAGGAATGATGAGTATAAGGTTATTCAGGATGCTCTTGGAATTGGAGAACAGGTTGAAAAGATTTTGGTGCTCTCTGCAGAAAAAAAGATATTCGATCTTAATGGTGAATACTTTTTAAAGACACAATTGAAAACAACACGTGGAATTATTGTTGCTATTCAACCTGCGAATCATATTGTCGAACTTTTAAAACGTACAGCTGGATTGTTCTTCATCGTCTGGTTGATAGGTGCAGGTGTAATCCTTTTCTTTTCTTTCCTTTTCAGTTCACGGTTCATAAAGAGTATTGGAAGCATTATAAAGAGAGCCGAAAAGATATCGAGAGAGATGGAAGGATTACTTCCTGAAGAAGGATTGAGCGGAGAGATGCTGGAGCTGACGAAGAGTCTTAATAAAATGATTCTTAGATTAAGAAATGCTCTTGAAGATGAGAAAGCATTTTCTGTAAGTGCTGCTCATGAATTAAAAACCCCTCTGGCGAATATTATTGGATATGTTGGAATGCTGAGGCGCTGGGGGTTGCAACATGAGGATATAGCCTATGAATCTCTAGAAAGAATTGAAAGAACCGCTATTGAACTGAATGATCTTGTATCGAAGTTTCTCAATCTTAACGAACCTATCGACCTTTCCAAGATGCTGGAAATACAGGCGAGTGATTTTCTTAATGACTATATTGATGAACTTAAAGGCAGATTACCGAATAGGAAGATAGAAGTTGATTGTAAAGCCGACCCGTTTTTGAAAATTCCCGATGGACTTTTAGAAAATATCCTCAATATACTTGTTGATAACGCAAACAAGTTTTCTCCGGAGAATCTGCCGATAAGGATTGTTGTTGAGAACAATAAAATAGGTGTTATGAGTTACGGTCCAAAGATACTCGAGGAGTATAAAGAAAAAATATTTGAGCCGTTTTTCAGGCTGGATAAAGAAAAAAAAGGTCATGGACTTGGTTTAACCATCGCGAGACGATTGGCTAGAAAAGCGGGATGGGATGTTTACCTGGATATCTCAAAAGAAGGAAATATTTTCTGGATAAAATTTAACTGAGGATGGCAGAAAGGTAGCCCACTGTATGATATTTATCTCCAGAAACGTCGCCGCTCGTGGCATGCTTTAATATTTTCAGTTCGTCGAAAAGTTTCAGAACCACTGCTATTGGTCCCAATCCACATGCAGTTATTCGGTTTTCCCGGGCGACCTGATAAATTCTGTCAATATCTTTTGTTAGCAAAGCTTTTATGAGAAGTTCGTCTTTTCTAAGTGTTGTTTCGTGATTGTCATAATGGTTCATGTCTGAAGACGCGATAACAAATATCCCTTCTTCTTTTTTTAGAATGCTTGAAATGGCTTCTACCAAAGTTCTTACGGCGTTTATGCTTTGGTCTGTCATTATTATTGGAACGATTGTGGGATCGTTATCAAAGATGTGCTGGATGAATGGAAGCTGCACTTCAATGGAGTGTTCGTAAAGGTGAGCGGAAGTGTCCGGTTTCAATTCACCCTGGGAATTCCTTACTAGTTCACCAACAAGGGATTCGTCTATTCGTAATGTTCCAAGAGGAGTATGCCAGCTGCCTTCAGGCCATATGGACAGCCGCGCGCCATAACCTGTATGATTCGGGCCTATAATGATTATCTTTCTGGGTTTACCAATTTTCGACAGTTCCAGATAACCGTGGGCCGCAACAGGACCACTGTACATATAACCTGCGTGTGGAGTAATGAGTCCAGCATTTTTGAGCGCAAAAGAAAAAACTGGTCCGGGCAATTCACCCGGACCTACGGGGTGATCGTAACATGCAGTTATCTGCTTTTTCAATTCTTCAGCATTGGAAGCGTAAAATCTACCGGCAAAGACCGGGTTCCTATCCATTATGGGGCCACCACCTTCGCCGTTATGAATATGACCATTTCCCTCTGTTCTTTCGTTGTCTTTTCGGCCCTGAAAAGTTTCCCAATGAACGGTAAATCGCCAAAGAAAGGCAACTTGGTAACGCTCACGTTTTCTCTTTCGCTTACAAGGCCACCTATCGTCAGGGTGTTACCATCGGAGATAACAAGTTTTGTTTTTGCTTCTCTGGTTTTTTCACCGTAGAGATCGTTGGCGTAGGGTTGGGGTTCACTGACCTTTATGTAGAGATCGAGCAATATGGTGCCGTCGTCTTTTACCGTTGGTGTTATCGTCATTTCAACACCGGTTTCAAGATATTGGAGTTCTTCAACAATGTTTCCCGTTGCTGGATCGATCTTCTTGAGCAATATAGGTATGGTGTCACCTATATGGATTCTTGCTTCTTCACCACTCAAAGCTACGATAGATGGATTGGAGATTATGCTACCATCAACATTGGATTTTTCAAGTTGTGCTGTTATTGTGGCAGAACCAGTTATGAGATTTTTGAGCAGCTTTGCGAAATCCACACTATCAAGAATACTGAAGCTGAGGTTCAGAGACCCAGAGCTGAAAAGGATATTTGGCTGTTCAAAACCCAAACTGGTACTGAACTGCTTGGTGATATCATCCAGCAACGATTTATCTACGATCCTTGTTTCGATCTTCACCTGTTTTTTCGGTGATGTAAAGGTCCCACTTACCTGCTCCATTAATTCCAGAACTCTGGATTTGGGTAATCCCTTCACAACCAAAATCCCATTGACGGAATCTGCATACACCGTGCCCCCGTAGAATTCAATAAGAGTTTTGAGTTCTTCGATGTTGTGATAAACGCGGTAAATTTGTTCTCCTGTTGCATCATCAGTTGGAGCTTCAGAAACTATCTCTTTTTTTCTCACTATGTATATATCATTAACCTTTTCTACTTTTACGGGTTCACATTCCTGAATAGCAGCAACAAAGGTATCCCAGGTCACACCTTCCAACGTCAATGTGAAGGTTTCATCTAATTCTTCCGGGACCATGAGGGAGATACCGAGGCTCTTAGCAATGCGTTTCATGACAGCAATAAGATTCGCATTTTCAGCGTAAACGTAGATTAGTCCGTCTTTAACCATGAAGTTGTCTTCTGGCGAAATCTCTACATCTTTTGATTGAATTTGTTTGATTAGTTCCTCAGCTTTTGCCAGAGCTTCTTGGTCTTTAGATTTAAGTACTATGACACCAAGGTTTTTGAATACTCTTGTTTCAACCTGTGGGAAAGTTGCTTCCATGAAAAGCTCCAGTTCTGTCGAGACATTCGTTACGTTATAAATGTAGCTTTGGTAATCTTTCTCTTCAGTTAGAGCACCTTCTATTATTCCTTTGATTTTGTCAAGAGCATTTTTATTTCCAATCAGCAGCCACGCGTTTTCCAGCTCTATGATGTTTACACTAACGTCCATGCTATCCACAACGTTTTTCAGTTGTTCTGCCGTTGCCAACGATTTTTCTATCTTTGTGAACTCAGTTTTTTGATCTTTCACAAGGAAATTCAGTAGTTCTTTGGCACGTTCGAGTTGTTCTGAAAAACCAATTCCTATGACTTTATCGCCGTAGGAGAAAAGAGATCTCAGTGAAATATCTGCTGCTTTCAAATACTCAGTGATTTGTTCCAGAGTCCAACCTGGGAGTCTTGGCAACTCGGAGATAACTATGTTAGTTTCAGTTGCCGCGGATGTATTGTACGTTGTCGTCAATTCTTCTATTAACTTGTTAGCCCTCTCGATATCATTTTCTTTGCCAATGATAACGAGATTTTGCTCTGTTTCAAGAAGTTTGACCCTCAAGTCCAAACCGCTAAAAATCTCTTCAAGCTGCTGAAGTTGAATACCTGGCTTTTTAATTATCCGATAAGCGAGAGTACCTGTTTTTAGAGAGTAAAGACCGGAGAGAGTCTCTTTGAACTTCAGAATTTGTTCGGTTTTACCGCTTATAAGGAAGGTATTCTCAGAGACTTTGGTTATTCCTATATCCACCATAAGTGAGTCAGCAAGGGTATTCAAAAGCTCTTCTGAGATGTTTTCAGGTACTTCTACAAACTCGTAGGAACGTTTGGTACTATCAGCGAGGTAATTTGTCAGCTGTTGGGCCTGTTCAACAGCAGAATCACTTCCAAAGATTAGATAACCATTATCAACGTCAAAAACATCACTTACTGCTATCCCTTTACTCAACAGATATTTTTTGAGTGTATCAGCATCGATACCAGGCAATTTCTGTAAAAGTTTGACGTTCCTCTGACCCTCAGGTTTTTCAGGTACTGCTGTTTTTTCTATTATGTCTTGAATATACTCTATCTCGTTGAGATCACCAGCGATGAGAACCTGGTTGCCTATCGGTTGAATTTTCAGTTTTAGTTCGAGAGTTTTAGCTATTAAGCTGAGTTCATCCAACGAACTTCCGGGTGGCAGAGTGATTAGTTTATAGCTCAGTTCGTTGCTGACCACCGTCGTTTCAGTGGCTTGAGCTGAATCGACAACCTTTTTAATGAGTCTTTCGGCATCTGCAAGGTTTGTTGCATCACCGGTGACTATCATGAAATCGCCAAGTTGGAGAATTCTTGCGGATATCTGTAATACTTCGAGGACCTTCTCTAATTGGTCTGGATCGATATTTTCAGGTAATTCTACGATAGAGTATTCGAGCTCTTGGTGACCTGTTTCCGCGCTATCTACCTTGAGAGAATCCAAAAGTTCAATGGCTTTTGAAATATTTGAATCTGTTCCTATCAGAACCAGCGAGTTACCAATTTCAATGGCTTTTACGTCGAGACCAACGGAGGTTAACAACTCCCTCAATGTAGCGAGAGCTATCTGCCCCGGGCGTTCAAAAACCTTGTAGCTGTATTCAACAAGTTCTGCAGGTTTCTTTCCCAGTGCTGACAAGGTGGAGATGACGCCTTTGGCGTCCGTTATGGCGCTCTCTCCACCTACCAGCAGGGCCGCCGTACCTGCCGGTATCGTCTCAACATCTATTCCGATTTTTCTTACAATGGTCTGGATATCTGTTGTTGTGAAACCTTCGGGGATGTTTACCAGTTCGTATACCTTCCTGGTTTCTGTCGCCTCAGGTGTATCTTTCTCGAATGCTACCAGGACTTCTTCCGCCTTCGTTATCTCTTCTTCCGGTCCAATGAGTACAAATTTACCGGAAACTTCTATTCCTTCTGCAGCTATTCCTACCTTTTTGAGTAATTCGTTCAGCTCATTCACCGTCAGTGTCGTTTCACGTTCTTCTATTTTGTAACTGAGCTTCACCATTTCTTCTGGTTTCGTGCTCAGTTTTGCGAGCGTCGCTATGACGTTCTGGGCTTTCTGTATCTCTGTTTTGCTTCCTACAACGAGTACAGTGTTGGCAGCTCCTACGAGCTCTGTCTTTATCCCTATCTTTCGTGTTATCGTCTGTAGTTGTTCTATACTGAGTCCTTCCGGCAGATTCACCAGAGTGTATGTCTTCTCTTCTACTTTCGTTGCTTCTTCTGTTATCTCCGGCTTGAGCAGTTCTATCATGTTTTTGGTTTCTTCTATTTCGCCGCTCGTGCCGATCACTATGAGTTTGTCGTCTGTTTTGAGTATCTGTGCGGCCACGTTCAGTGCGTTGAGTGCTTCTTTCACCGTGTTGAGGTCAAGACCTATCGGGGCTTCCAGAACGGCGTATTCTATCTTGCTTATCTGTGGCCGTTTGTTCAGCCCGTGCAGTCTGGTTATGACCTCGGTGGCTTTGGCGAGGCTTTCTGCTTCGCCAACCATTACCACAACGTCACCGGCTACTGTTATATCTACCTCTATCCCTATCTTTCTCAGTACCGTTTGCAGGCTCTCAAGGGTAAAGCCCTCAGGTACGGAGATAGTCGTGTATTCTTTCTTCACCGGTGTCGCTTCGGCTGTTTCTTTCGGTGCAAGCGCTTTGATAGCTTCTTCTCCTTTTGCTATGTCTTCGTCCGTTCCCACGAGTACGACGTAACCGGAGATTTCCAGCGTCTTCAGGTTGAGCCCTATGGTTTCGAAGAAGGTACTCAATTCCTGAGGGGTCACACCGATCGGCAGCGTGATTATTTTGTAGCTGTATTCAACCAGTTCCGCTGGCTTCTTTCCCAGTGCGGACAGGGTGGAGATGACGCCTTTGGCATCTGTTATGGCGCTTTCTTCACCGACAAGCAGAGCTGCCGTACCTGCCGGTATGGTCTCCACGTTTATCCCTATCTTCCTAACAATGGTCTGGATATCTGTTGTTGTAAAGCCTTCGGGAATGTTGATCAATGAATAAGTTGTTTTTGTACCTTCTGCTGATTCTTGAGATGAGAATTGTATTTGTTCCAGGAAGGATTTGGCTTTTTTAAGATCTGCACGGGAACCAATTAAAACGAGTGAGTCTGGTAATTCATGTACGGTTAGATTCAGTCCGAGACCTTCGAATATCTGTTCAAGATTTGTGATATCTATACCTGGCCTGGATACCAGGGCGTAAGAAAATTCTTCTTCTTTTATCTGGGATTGAAGTCCGTTTATAAATTCAACCATGGATTCAACATCTTCTCGGGAACCTACAACAATGATTCCGTTTTCTTTGATAAACAGGAAGGTTACCTGTAAGTCCAGGGAAGTTGCTGCTGTTCTAAGGAATTCCTGATTCATGGGCTCAGTTGTTTCTATGTATTTGTAAACATTGGTTTTAAGAGATGGAAGACCGCTTAGATGCTGAACTATCTCTTTGGCTTTTTGTATTTCCTCCGGATAGCCTATTATAGCGAGTCCGTTGTTGAAGGAATAGAGTTTTACATTGATTGACATATCATTCAATAAGGCTGAGAGTTTATCTGTTTCTATGTTTACGTTTGTCAGAACCGCTATATCTTTTTTTAGAGGCAATACGTCAGTTGTAGCAGGTTCTGTATCTTCTGGTGTCAGTTCTGAGACGAGGCGTTGAATTGCGGCAACGTCTTCTGGATTTCCAAAAACGATTATTTTATGCTGGGTCTCAACGATCGAAACAGAGAATCCAAGAGTCTTGATCACATTTTCGAGTTCAGAATATGCAACTTTTTTATCGAGTGTTAAGAGCTTTCCTTCACCGTCGCTTTCGAGTTCTTTATACACCGGTATGAAGTCTTCAACATCTTTTTGAGTGCCTATAACGATTACTTTTCCTGCTGCCTCTATGATATTCAAATTGTATGAGAAACTTGAGGCTATGGTTTTCACAGTTCCAAGGTCCAGATTAGCGAGTTTTGGTAATATTGCATATCCTTTGTTAACGGTTTTTTCAACTTCTTCTCTTCGCTTTGAAAGAACAGACTCAATTACTTCCGTGGCCCTTTTTACTTCATTTGGAGTTCCAATTAGTAGC is a genomic window containing:
- the amrB gene encoding AmmeMemoRadiSam system protein B, which translates into the protein MDRNPVFAGRFYASNAEELKKQITACYDHPVGPGELPGPVFSFALKNAGLITPHAGYMYSGPVAAHGYLELSKIGKPRKIIIIGPNHTGYGARLSIWPEGSWHTPLGTLRIDESLVGELVRNSQGELKPDTSAHLYEHSIEVQLPFIQHIFDNDPTIVPIIMTDQSINAVRTLVEAISSILKKEEGIFVIASSDMNHYDNHETTLRKDELLIKALLTKDIDRIYQVARENRITACGLGPIAVVLKLFDELKILKHATSGDVSGDKYHTVGYLSAILS
- a CDS encoding sensor histidine kinase, producing MYSKLRANFWMTVISLIASLIVVLLAYATVYRVVIVSTSRNALIALKQIDRVYNEKILQTIPPKMFNRIPATVIILRNDEYKVIQDALGIGEQVEKILVLSAEKKIFDLNGEYFLKTQLKTTRGIIVAIQPANHIVELLKRTAGLFFIVWLIGAGVILFFSFLFSSRFIKSIGSIIKRAEKISREMEGLLPEEGLSGEMLELTKSLNKMILRLRNALEDEKAFSVSAAHELKTPLANIIGYVGMLRRWGLQHEDIAYESLERIERTAIELNDLVSKFLNLNEPIDLSKMLEIQASDFLNDYIDELKGRLPNRKIEVDCKADPFLKIPDGLLENILNILVDNANKFSPENLPIRIVVENNKIGVMSYGPKILEEYKEKIFEPFFRLDKEKKGHGLGLTIARRLARKAGWDVYLDISKEGNIFWIKFN
- a CDS encoding type II secretion system protein GspD, with the protein product MKKSSLLLLFLFLIFFSILIHANQLKSLVPTLDDRSVTITMTFSSALNELDYNIQSNPSKTVYSLTLYGVSGKNMNLPLRAGPVEGLWTRDLGDRMSLSVALLIPANKEPEVLLKNNTLILRFWRSAIEVSVDRFSTYSMNLQTVLTYLFSDEVLNLSHVITEKVGKLPVTVGFTSSHPEDILRNILISLGSQIAYAYLTDGTFYIGTPEEVKDVVNRFWKTYIGVDIKVGEDGQNQLEAIRKALPVEAFLEYIPNESTLLAFGDLETHLLLSNLLTSSYIKKEYNVELLKLPSGEKTLDYFYKIASEVNNFLCDGSVKIDSLPEFNKLILSGSARDVNIIISYLDSYKKSLQKDLEQSKPKILTVKLPDNFKIVEDVINRNRTEKITLASLIESLLSNYIPGEQLQVDRTFESLGKITLTFPEAMTDIVNEILRDITLRSQTIGYRILRDTAPIDNEIIMQIEDLTGVIIESLGENNGYIIKGEKNKLDIAEYLISQFTEASHGKIARRFIEIKTADAFDSVKNFLEHFFATEGLKPEQYTIDAIAERLVFISAPEEALERALQELGKYEKVFFPETGEYFIEIPENVYESGIKDLISTLYTGKIDYTYIPSIEILIVRGNKNDLTSLQNLIKQMTPKIESHLGLKTSPIEERKISKLIKSLPGWDDEKFNTYLESYLGEEAYKRIKIIPTTGGYLVIGDETTVKVVENEIERLRELENPYYLIVERLPRIEQFNDLLLRMGITVEIFPVNSKYILAGTRDNVLQARNLINQIEMGIPAETTEGTTTSTIVFSFVDIPEDSIEAIQAIITKLGINVEIMKSPTGPLLIGTPNEVKRATEVIESVLSKRREEVEKTVNKGYAILPKLANLDLGTVKTIASSFSYNLNIIEAAGKVIVIGTQKDVEDFIPVYKELESDGEGKLLTLDKKVAYSELENVIKTLGFSVSIVETQHKIIVFGNPEDVAAIQRLVSELTPEDTEPATTDVLPLKKDIAVLTNVNIETDKLSALLNDMSINVKLYSFNNGLAIIGYPEEIQKAKEIVQHLSGLPSLKTNVYKYIETTEPMNQEFLRTAATSLDLQVTFLFIKENGIIVVGSREDVESMVEFINGLQSQIKEEEFSYALVSRPGIDITNLEQIFEGLGLNLTVHELPDSLVLIGSRADLKKAKSFLEQIQFSSQESAEGTKTTYSLINIPEGFTTTDIQTIVRKIGINVETIPAGTAALLVGEESAITDAKGVISTLSALGKKPAELVEYSYKIITLPIGVTPQELSTFFETIGLNLKTLEISGYVVLVGTDEDIAKGEEAIKALAPKETAEATPVKKEYTTISVPEGFTLESLQTVLRKIGIEVDITVAGDVVVMVGEAESLAKATEVITRLHGLNKRPQISKIEYAVLEAPIGLDLNTVKEALNALNVAAQILKTDDKLIVIGTSGEIEETKNMIELLKPEITEEATKVEEKTYTLVNLPEGLSIEQLQTITRKIGIKTELVGAANTVLVVGSKTEIQKAQNVIATLAKLSTKPEEMVKLSYKIEERETTLTVNELNELLKKVGIAAEGIEVSGKFVLIGPEEEITKAEEVLVAFEKDTPEATETRKVYELVNIPEGFTTTDIQTIVRKIGIDVETIPAGTAALLVGGESAITDAKGVISTLSALGKKPAELVEYSYKVFERPGQIALATLRELLTSVGLDVKAIEIGNSLVLIGTDSNISKAIELLDSLKVDSAETGHQELEYSIVELPENIDPDQLEKVLEVLQISARILQLGDFMIVTGDATNLADAERLIKKVVDSAQATETTVVSNELSYKLITLPPGSSLDELSLIAKTLELKLKIQPIGNQVLIAGDLNEIEYIQDIIEKTAVPEKPEGQRNVKLLQKLPGIDADTLKKYLLSKGIAVSDVFDVDNGYLIFGSDSAVEQAQQLTNYLADSTKRSYEFVEVPENISEELLNTLADSLMVDIGITKVSENTFLISGKTEQILKFKETLSGLYSLKTGTLAYRIIKKPGIQLQQLEEIFSGLDLRVKLLETEQNLVIIGKENDIERANKLIEELTTTYNTSAATETNIVISELPRLPGWTLEQITEYLKAADISLRSLFSYGDKVIGIGFSEQLERAKELLNFLVKDQKTEFTKIEKSLATAEQLKNVVDSMDVSVNIIELENAWLLIGNKNALDKIKGIIEGALTEEKDYQSYIYNVTNVSTELELFMEATFPQVETRVFKNLGVIVLKSKDQEALAKAEELIKQIQSKDVEISPEDNFMVKDGLIYVYAENANLIAVMKRIAKSLGISLMVPEELDETFTLTLEGVTWDTFVAAIQECEPVKVEKVNDIYIVRKKEIVSEAPTDDATGEQIYRVYHNIEELKTLIEFYGGTVYADSVNGILVVKGLPKSRVLELMEQVSGTFTSPKKQVKIETRIVDKSLLDDITKQFSTSLGFEQPNILFSSGSLNLSFSILDSVDFAKLLKNLITGSATITAQLEKSNVDGSIISNPSIVALSGEEARIHIGDTIPILLKKIDPATGNIVEELQYLETGVEMTITPTVKDDGTILLDLYIKVSEPQPYANDLYGEKTREAKTKLVISDGNTLTIGGLVSERENVSVTKLPFFGDLPFIGKLFRAEKTTKEQREMVIFITAKVVAP